In Mangrovivirga cuniculi, the following proteins share a genomic window:
- a CDS encoding porin family protein, translated as MKAQETTCSQQLRRAQELYDIGHFKDIPLLLEDCMNGGFTKEEKVQALKLLVLTDIFKDDWYEADTSMMKFLHAKPDYEINEDFDPSEFINLYNSFKTWPAFSIGFKGGSNISTINITELYGVDNTIADSSNSSINLGFQFGVVGEYMINESFQAFAEIQFIQNRFTKTSSLFDFNVQEVKENQSWIGLPIGVRYTLKGKKVRPFLYLGGDISYLLSSVGNVTRVGSFETRPIISPNFDYVESGVRNRLNISAIGGFGVKIKTGIHNILIDVRGQKGFPNLSTVDNRYGDRELLYRFGYVDDDFQLNVFSVSVGYIYSIYKVKKIKDKKL; from the coding sequence GTGAAAGCACAGGAAACAACCTGCAGCCAGCAACTTCGCAGGGCTCAGGAATTATATGACATCGGTCATTTTAAAGATATCCCTCTGCTTCTTGAAGATTGTATGAATGGTGGTTTTACTAAGGAAGAAAAAGTTCAGGCATTAAAATTATTAGTCCTTACCGATATATTTAAAGATGACTGGTATGAAGCAGATACTTCTATGATGAAGTTTCTTCATGCTAAACCTGATTATGAGATCAATGAAGATTTTGACCCTTCGGAATTTATAAACCTTTATAATTCTTTTAAAACCTGGCCTGCTTTTAGCATTGGTTTTAAGGGTGGTTCGAATATTAGCACGATTAATATCACCGAATTATATGGTGTTGATAATACCATTGCAGACTCATCAAATTCAAGTATCAATTTAGGATTTCAATTTGGTGTAGTAGGTGAATATATGATTAATGAGTCATTCCAGGCGTTTGCTGAAATTCAGTTTATACAGAACAGATTCACCAAGACCAGTAGTCTGTTTGATTTTAATGTTCAGGAGGTTAAAGAAAACCAGTCCTGGATCGGATTACCCATTGGGGTGAGATATACATTGAAAGGTAAAAAAGTAAGGCCATTCCTATACCTTGGGGGTGATATTTCATATCTCCTTTCTTCTGTTGGAAATGTTACTAGAGTAGGGTCGTTTGAAACAAGACCAATTATAAGCCCCAATTTTGATTATGTCGAATCCGGAGTTAGAAATCGCCTGAATATTAGTGCGATTGGAGGCTTTGGAGTTAAGATCAAAACAGGTATACACAATATTTTAATTGATGTTCGCGGTCAAAAAGGATTCCCTAATCTTTCTACTGTTGATAATAGGTATGGAGACCGGGAATTGCTTTATCGATTTGGGTATGTAGATGATGATTTTCAATTAAATGTATTCAGCGTAAGTGTGGGATATATTTACTCAATTTATAAGGTTAAAAAGATCAAGGATAAGAAGCTGTGA
- a CDS encoding DUF4062 domain-containing protein yields the protein MKETCEIILCYSEVDNSNFESGNKGWIDQFVLIFQKFLDRISERKCIIHKLSDDEDAYEDVDIFIPVISPNFLQSETCQEYLRKHLKRISDDPLKNSDSVYALVYLPVFEEELNNVVKEAPKVDFFELESFSDVPVVYESENEEGINQKYWSRVSDLSSMVINHIRNEISMIDSGDRSYFKNETKNIYVANVVNECLEAREALIRDLKRHGYNVYPKGSMPDNKIELSAKIKEELSYCSVSVHMLGGEYGHVSEKFRTSISELEHDLSLERANQGNNKFKRIVWLSTHLTEMSDRQRFFAERVIQQSEDKLLTEIVDLPLAEFKSLVRKFINSDQFQEDINLDYSAGDSEGTYLMYSDYDKQNVVKLKNKLNKLGVRYSVCENEGNAFDTFERHKYLLNNCSSTIIFNSNQNKDWITSKLRDVLKSKGLGRSHSYDFNVIYTPECDINTDLIDKLEFPIILQSDDFERKLEGFLAKTANN from the coding sequence GTGAAAGAAACCTGTGAAATCATATTATGTTATTCAGAGGTTGATAACTCCAACTTTGAATCTGGAAATAAAGGTTGGATTGATCAATTTGTATTAATATTTCAGAAATTTCTTGATCGTATTTCTGAGAGAAAATGCATAATTCATAAATTGTCCGATGATGAGGATGCTTATGAAGACGTTGACATATTCATTCCCGTTATCAGCCCTAATTTTCTTCAATCAGAAACTTGTCAGGAGTATTTGAGAAAACATCTCAAAAGGATTTCGGATGATCCATTAAAAAACAGTGATAGTGTTTATGCATTAGTTTATTTACCTGTTTTTGAAGAAGAACTGAATAATGTAGTAAAGGAAGCTCCCAAAGTTGATTTTTTCGAATTAGAATCTTTCTCAGATGTACCGGTAGTTTATGAATCTGAGAACGAAGAAGGTATTAATCAAAAATACTGGTCGCGTGTTTCTGATCTCAGCTCTATGGTTATCAATCATATTAGAAATGAAATTAGTATGATAGATAGCGGAGATCGTTCTTATTTTAAGAATGAAACAAAGAATATTTATGTTGCGAATGTTGTAAATGAATGCCTTGAAGCCAGGGAGGCTTTAATCAGGGATCTGAAAAGACATGGATATAATGTTTATCCTAAAGGCAGTATGCCTGATAATAAAATAGAGCTTAGTGCAAAGATTAAAGAGGAGTTGTCTTATTGTTCTGTTTCAGTTCATATGCTGGGAGGGGAATATGGCCATGTATCTGAAAAATTTAGAACCAGCATTTCTGAACTTGAACATGATCTATCACTTGAACGAGCAAACCAGGGAAACAATAAATTTAAAAGAATTGTCTGGTTGTCCACTCATTTGACTGAGATGTCTGACAGACAAAGATTTTTTGCAGAAAGAGTTATACAGCAATCTGAAGATAAATTGCTGACGGAAATTGTGGATTTACCCCTTGCTGAATTTAAATCACTCGTGCGAAAATTTATTAACAGTGATCAATTTCAGGAAGATATAAATCTGGATTATAGTGCTGGAGATAGTGAAGGAACATATTTAATGTATAGTGATTACGATAAACAGAATGTAGTCAAATTAAAGAATAAGTTAAATAAACTAGGAGTCAGGTACTCAGTTTGTGAAAATGAAGGGAACGCATTTGATACCTTTGAAAGACACAAATATCTACTTAACAATTGTTCTTCCACAATAATTTTTAATTCCAATCAAAACAAAGATTGGATTACATCTAAGTTAAGGGATGTACTTAAGTCAAAAGGCTTAGGCAGATCGCACAGTTACGATTTTAATGTGATCTACACGCCTGAATGTGATATTAACACTGATTTAATTGATAAGCTTGAATTTCCTATCATACTGCAAAGTGATGATTTTGAGAGAAAGTTGGAGGGGTTTTTAGCAAAAACAGCTAATAATTAA
- a CDS encoding HEAT repeat domain-containing protein, with amino-acid sequence MIAFKFIEFIYSNALEQRYINDEQSLFAFIGIANGTIMILSFLIQTFVNDRIIADYGVKTAVLVMPVILGVLSIVAIFITTAFGFSGVESAGFAAYFIVIVGAYVFTNSLRDAMENPAFKLYFLPLEDNIRFDIQTKIEGVIGQVATLVAGGFMLLLSFVNLERAYFLLSLLFIVVLMVFVVNALHKQYNDVLHKKLSTLKKNVNNADAKLPFNSVVLNHDVILGLLKSDLNTVKLNLDLVKKIEPGQYYELLYYLLNSDKEEVVMYVLKLITEIKPLSSLQPLNKVIENTKHGQVKMMAENARSMIYHFKGIMDEGFLLDQMARSTNINEREFVAHYLSNHESSNKNDNLLHLLLRDPNNQVRKSAIIAVGKIKRPEFWPMLLELIQSNTFGSLAQKSLSLIGDPVIGRLEAVFYKSGQSLQTMRRVLKTYGRIGSEKAKEALWNKMDYPDKQIQQEVLSNLSGIGLVVNAERASKIKDIIKSDLINIVWNNLAIRTVRIDMDNQLIESLKEENKKTFDHIYTLLAMIYDKSSIAIVKENIESNNPDNITFAIELLDVFLDEDLKEYIIPVLDDIPIEDKLSKLNIYDPFVDASDADLFKSIINRDYNQISRWTKACALFNMAFLDEDDIVSDDLIAQLFNPDQLLCETAAWVIYSHSPYDFQILSKRIPEHSKRYITKLIPEIDNHNINDIFKLKFGKARFLKKIELFNTLSTSVLNEVLEICEETYYPEGTTLNLKGNYSVSDLILIFKGKLSLVNNTGETFKFGNGHVIGGGIHLSGDDYFSVIEEDIIGLKIKYDDYLELLNNHKEVLEKVLKLNNRQFVL; translated from the coding sequence ATGATTGCATTTAAGTTTATCGAGTTTATTTATTCCAATGCACTTGAACAACGTTATATTAATGACGAACAAAGTTTATTTGCCTTTATTGGTATTGCCAATGGTACGATAATGATATTGAGCTTTCTGATCCAGACGTTTGTTAATGACCGGATCATTGCTGATTATGGAGTTAAAACTGCCGTGCTTGTCATGCCTGTCATTTTAGGTGTGCTGAGTATTGTAGCTATTTTTATAACAACTGCATTTGGCTTTTCTGGTGTCGAATCTGCTGGATTTGCAGCATATTTCATCGTAATTGTAGGGGCATATGTATTTACTAATTCCCTGAGGGATGCAATGGAAAACCCTGCATTCAAGTTGTATTTCCTTCCTCTGGAGGATAACATCAGGTTTGATATTCAAACTAAAATTGAAGGAGTTATCGGTCAGGTTGCAACACTCGTTGCCGGAGGTTTTATGTTATTACTTTCATTTGTGAATCTTGAAAGGGCTTATTTCTTATTATCGTTACTTTTTATTGTAGTATTAATGGTGTTTGTGGTGAATGCATTACACAAACAGTATAACGACGTTCTTCACAAGAAACTTTCTACATTAAAAAAGAATGTTAATAATGCTGATGCAAAATTACCTTTTAATTCAGTGGTTTTAAATCATGATGTTATTCTCGGCTTATTGAAATCAGATTTAAATACTGTTAAATTAAATCTCGACCTGGTTAAAAAAATCGAGCCCGGGCAATACTATGAGCTCCTGTATTATTTACTAAATAGTGATAAGGAAGAAGTGGTGATGTATGTGTTGAAATTAATAACAGAGATAAAACCCCTGTCTTCTCTACAACCACTCAATAAAGTTATTGAAAATACGAAACACGGCCAGGTTAAAATGATGGCTGAGAATGCAAGGTCAATGATCTACCATTTTAAAGGCATAATGGATGAAGGATTTTTGTTAGATCAAATGGCCAGGTCAACAAACATTAATGAAAGAGAGTTTGTAGCACACTATCTTTCTAATCATGAATCAAGTAATAAAAATGATAATCTGTTGCATCTCTTATTAAGAGATCCAAATAATCAGGTTCGAAAATCTGCTATAATTGCTGTTGGAAAAATAAAGAGACCTGAATTCTGGCCAATGCTTTTGGAATTGATTCAATCCAACACATTTGGTTCATTAGCTCAAAAGTCACTTTCTCTAATTGGAGATCCGGTTATTGGCAGGCTTGAAGCAGTTTTTTATAAGTCAGGTCAGTCTTTGCAAACCATGCGGAGGGTTTTAAAAACCTATGGTAGAATAGGTTCTGAAAAAGCAAAGGAAGCGCTATGGAATAAAATGGATTATCCGGATAAGCAGATTCAGCAAGAAGTGTTGAGTAATTTGTCAGGGATAGGACTAGTGGTCAATGCTGAAAGAGCATCGAAAATCAAAGACATAATTAAGAGTGATTTAATTAATATAGTATGGAATAATCTTGCGATACGCACAGTTCGTATCGATATGGATAATCAGCTTATAGAATCTCTTAAGGAAGAAAATAAAAAGACATTCGATCATATTTATACCTTACTTGCAATGATATATGATAAATCTTCCATTGCTATTGTTAAGGAAAATATTGAAAGCAATAATCCTGATAACATAACTTTTGCTATTGAATTACTGGATGTTTTTCTGGATGAGGATCTCAAAGAATATATCATTCCGGTTTTGGATGATATACCGATTGAAGATAAACTGTCTAAGCTTAATATCTATGATCCTTTTGTGGATGCTTCAGATGCGGATCTTTTTAAAAGCATTATTAACAGGGATTATAATCAGATCAGCCGCTGGACAAAAGCATGTGCCTTATTTAATATGGCATTTTTAGATGAAGATGATATTGTGTCAGATGATTTGATAGCACAGCTTTTTAACCCAGACCAATTGCTTTGCGAAACTGCAGCATGGGTAATATATTCTCATTCACCTTATGATTTTCAAATATTAAGTAAAAGAATTCCGGAACATTCGAAAAGGTATATTACCAAGCTTATTCCGGAAATAGATAATCACAATATCAATGATATTTTCAAACTAAAGTTTGGAAAAGCAAGATTTCTTAAGAAAATAGAGTTATTCAATACGTTAAGTACCAGTGTTTTAAATGAGGTGCTTGAAATTTGTGAAGAAACCTATTATCCTGAAGGAACTACTTTGAATTTAAAAGGTAATTATAGTGTCAGTGATCTGATATTAATATTCAAAGGGAAGCTCTCGCTAGTTAATAATACAGGAGAGACATTTAAATTCGGAAATGGTCATGTGATCGGAGGCGGAATTCACCTTTCTGGTGATGACTATTTTTCTGTAATTGAAGAAGATATAATTGGGTTAAAGATTAAATATGATGATTATCTCGAATTATTGAATAATCATAAGGAAGTACTTGAGAAAGTATTAAAGTTGAATAACAGACAATTCGTTTTATAA
- a CDS encoding nSTAND1 domain-containing NTPase → MSDNKDHIKFLTEEKLFIPFPGLRPFSPDESHLFFGREGQSSDIITKLEKHNFVAVVGDSGSGKSSLMYCGLLPMLQGGFINSAGSKWEVITLRPGISPISNLAEAVLKVSGIDINEEENFEINKAINSTILRGSSLGLVDLIRQYRREQDKSYLILIDQFEELFRYRASTEHNSDAINESIAFVDLFLEAINQSEQPIYVALTMRSDFIGECAQFPELTKKINNSHYLIPQLSRGQKQLAIEGPIAVGGGKISKRLTQQLLNDIGDTQDQLPLMQHALMRTWQYWEENREEEESLDIKHYNAVGTIREALSLHANEAYDELNAEQKQICETLFKTITEKKGSDNFGIRRPEKVSYIAAVCGCSVAELIEVVDKFREPGRSLLMPPYNKELDGESVIDISHESLMRIWIRLRNWVEEESEAAQMYLRLSDAAEKYQMGKASLLRPPDLQLALNWQEKYKPTLQWAQRYDPSFERAMVFLKTSKEEYERELLLKEQLQKEN, encoded by the coding sequence ATGAGCGATAATAAAGATCATATAAAATTTTTGACTGAAGAAAAGTTATTTATTCCTTTTCCCGGATTAAGACCTTTTAGTCCGGATGAAAGTCATTTGTTCTTTGGTCGTGAGGGGCAGAGTTCTGATATAATTACCAAACTTGAAAAGCATAACTTTGTTGCTGTAGTTGGAGATTCAGGAAGTGGTAAATCATCATTGATGTATTGCGGGTTGCTCCCAATGCTACAAGGTGGATTTATAAACAGTGCCGGTAGTAAATGGGAAGTTATTACTCTGAGACCCGGGATTTCCCCAATAAGTAATCTTGCAGAAGCTGTATTAAAGGTATCTGGTATTGATATTAATGAAGAAGAAAACTTCGAGATAAACAAAGCAATAAACTCTACTATCTTAAGAGGATCTTCACTGGGTTTAGTTGATCTAATCAGGCAATACAGGAGAGAGCAAGATAAAAGTTATCTGATACTGATTGACCAATTTGAAGAATTATTCAGATACCGGGCCAGTACAGAACACAATAGCGATGCAATAAATGAATCTATAGCTTTTGTGGATTTGTTTTTAGAAGCTATTAATCAATCAGAGCAGCCAATTTATGTAGCTCTGACAATGAGATCAGACTTTATTGGTGAATGTGCTCAGTTTCCCGAATTAACAAAAAAGATTAATAATAGTCATTACCTCATACCTCAACTCAGCCGTGGGCAAAAGCAACTTGCGATTGAAGGTCCTATTGCTGTAGGTGGAGGGAAAATATCAAAAAGATTAACTCAGCAATTACTTAATGATATTGGTGATACCCAGGATCAGTTACCATTAATGCAGCATGCGTTAATGAGAACGTGGCAATATTGGGAAGAAAATAGAGAAGAAGAGGAATCTTTAGATATAAAGCATTACAATGCAGTAGGTACAATTCGTGAAGCACTGAGTCTACACGCTAATGAAGCTTATGACGAATTGAATGCAGAACAGAAACAAATCTGTGAAACTTTATTTAAAACGATCACTGAAAAAAAAGGAAGTGACAATTTTGGAATACGTCGACCCGAAAAAGTCTCTTACATTGCTGCTGTATGCGGTTGTTCTGTAGCTGAGCTTATCGAGGTTGTAGATAAGTTTCGTGAGCCAGGCAGATCATTATTAATGCCTCCTTATAATAAAGAACTCGATGGGGAATCAGTTATAGATATATCTCATGAGTCCTTGATGAGGATCTGGATAAGACTTAGAAACTGGGTTGAAGAGGAATCTGAAGCTGCCCAAATGTATCTTAGATTATCTGATGCTGCAGAGAAATATCAAATGGGAAAAGCTTCATTGCTTCGTCCGCCTGATCTTCAGCTGGCTTTAAACTGGCAGGAAAAATATAAACCGACTTTACAGTGGGCGCAGCGATACGACCCCTCGTTTGAGCGAGCAATGGTCTTTCTGAAAACTTCAAAAGAGGAATATGAAAGAGAGCTTCTGTTAAAAGAGCAATTACAAAAAGAAAATTAA